From the genome of Pantoea alfalfae, one region includes:
- the narL gene encoding two-component system response regulator NarL: protein MLRNGLKQLIALDERLQVVAEAGNGIDGLALAQQHDPDLILLDLNMPGLSGLDTLTQLRQIALSGRVVVFSVSDNEEDVVSALKRGADGYLLKDMEPEALLKALHQAAAGQIVLSEALTPILVARLRNSQPAQTRDISQLTRRERDILQLISDGMTNKAIARKLAISESTVKVHVKYLLKKMNLKSRLEAAVWALQNGLH from the coding sequence ATGCTGCGCAACGGTCTGAAGCAGCTGATTGCGCTGGATGAACGACTGCAGGTAGTGGCCGAGGCGGGTAACGGCATTGATGGTCTGGCGCTGGCACAACAGCACGATCCCGACCTGATCCTGCTGGATCTTAATATGCCGGGTCTGAGCGGGCTGGATACCCTCACCCAACTGCGCCAAATCGCCCTTTCTGGCCGGGTGGTGGTGTTCAGCGTTTCCGATAATGAAGAGGATGTGGTCAGCGCGCTGAAGCGCGGTGCGGATGGTTATCTGCTGAAAGATATGGAACCCGAAGCCTTGCTGAAAGCGCTGCATCAGGCGGCCGCCGGGCAGATCGTACTGAGCGAAGCGTTAACCCCAATTCTGGTTGCGCGGTTGCGCAATTCACAGCCTGCGCAGACGCGCGATATCAGCCAGCTGACCCGACGTGAACGCGACATCCTGCAACTGATCAGCGATGGAATGACCAACAAAGCGATTGCCCGCAAACTGGCTATCAGTGAAAGCACGGTCAAGGTTCACGTCAAATATCTGCTGAAAAAAATGAACCTCAAATCCCGCCTTGAAGCCGCCGTCTGGGCGCTGCAGAACGGGCTGCACTGA
- a CDS encoding NarK family nitrate/nitrite MFS transporter, with translation MTQSAPLQTPTRGALIQDWQPENEAFWQTRGKRIASRNLWISVFCLLLGFCVWMLFSTVAVNLNKVGFNFTTEQLFLLTALPSVSGALLRVPYSFVIPIFGGRRWTAFSTGILIIPCLWLGFAVQDSQTSFATFMVISLLCGFGGANFASSMGNISFFFPKAHQGGALGINGGLGNLGVSVMQFVAPLAISCAIFGFADVGQTTVTGDSIWLENASWIWVPFLAIGTLAAWFGMNDLAAAKSSLREQLPVLKRPHLWIMALLYLATFGSFIGFSAGFAMLTKTQFPDVVIMHYAFFGPLIGALARSAGGIVSDRLGGTRVTLVNYILMALFAALLFLTLPGDGHDGSFIAFFAVFMGLFLTAGLGSGSTYQMIAVIFRKLTLERIKAEGGDDAHAQREAATETSAALGFISAIGALGGFFIPQTFGLSLAMTGSPAGAMKIFLVFYLCCIAVTGLVYGRKARA, from the coding sequence ATGACCCAATCTGCCCCATTGCAAACCCCGACGCGCGGCGCGTTAATCCAGGACTGGCAACCTGAAAATGAGGCGTTCTGGCAGACGCGCGGCAAGCGTATCGCCAGCCGTAACCTGTGGATTTCTGTTTTTTGCCTGCTGCTGGGCTTCTGCGTCTGGATGCTGTTCAGCACCGTCGCGGTGAATCTGAATAAAGTCGGCTTTAACTTCACTACGGAGCAGCTCTTTTTGCTGACCGCGCTGCCGTCTGTGTCCGGCGCGCTGCTGCGTGTGCCTTACTCTTTTGTTATTCCCATCTTTGGTGGTCGCCGCTGGACTGCTTTCAGCACCGGCATCCTGATTATCCCCTGCCTGTGGCTCGGCTTTGCGGTACAGGACAGCCAGACCTCATTCGCCACATTTATGGTGATCTCCCTGCTGTGCGGATTTGGTGGCGCTAACTTTGCTTCGAGCATGGGCAACATCAGCTTCTTCTTCCCTAAAGCCCATCAGGGGGGCGCGCTGGGTATCAACGGCGGCCTTGGTAATCTTGGCGTCAGCGTGATGCAGTTTGTCGCACCGCTGGCAATCTCCTGTGCCATTTTTGGCTTTGCCGATGTGGGTCAAACCACCGTCACCGGCGACAGCATCTGGCTGGAAAATGCGTCCTGGATCTGGGTGCCTTTCCTGGCGATCGGCACGCTCGCAGCCTGGTTCGGCATGAACGATCTCGCGGCGGCGAAATCCTCGCTGCGTGAGCAGTTGCCGGTGCTGAAACGTCCACATTTGTGGATTATGGCACTGCTCTATCTGGCGACCTTCGGTTCCTTTATCGGATTTTCTGCTGGTTTCGCCATGCTGACGAAAACGCAGTTTCCAGATGTTGTGATCATGCATTACGCCTTTTTCGGCCCGTTAATTGGTGCGCTGGCCCGTTCAGCAGGCGGCATCGTTTCTGACCGCCTCGGCGGTACCCGCGTCACGCTGGTTAACTACATCCTGATGGCGCTGTTTGCCGCACTGTTGTTCCTCACACTGCCGGGAGATGGACATGATGGCTCGTTCATTGCCTTCTTCGCCGTGTTTATGGGCCTGTTTCTGACCGCCGGTCTGGGCAGTGGCTCCACCTACCAGATGATTGCGGTGATCTTCCGCAAGCTGACGCTGGAACGTATCAAAGCTGAAGGTGGTGACGATGCGCATGCGCAGCGTGAAGCGGCAACTGAAACCTCGGCTGCGCTGGGCTTTATCTCCGCCATTGGTGCACTGGGCGGCTTCTTTATTCCACAGACCTTTGGCCTGTCGCTTGCCATGACAGGTTCACCTGCTGGCGCGATGAAAATCTTCCTGGTCTTCTATCTCTGCTGCATCGCCGTGACCGGGCTGGTTTACGGACGAAAAGCCCGCGCCTGA